DNA from Misgurnus anguillicaudatus chromosome 13, ASM2758022v2, whole genome shotgun sequence:
CGCAAGCCTAAGCAGCACAGTCACGACCCTGGAGAAGACGCAGACAGACTTAGAGAAACGTCTGAGAGCCCTGCAAGAGGAACACCAAAAAGACACCGGCCAGTTCAATAGCCAGCTGGAGCAAAGCAACAGCAGGATCAAGGAACTGCAGAAAGAGGTTATTCCCATAGTGCTTGAGAAAGAGAGCGGGAAAGTAGAGCCGACACTCATTAACAGTCACGTCACAAAAGAGCGTTGCACCTAAAAAAAGGAAGTTGCCCCTAGACacagaagtgtgtgtgtgtgtgtgtgtgtgtgtgtgttactgaCTGGGTTTGGTGTCTTTTTGAAAGGTTTtgactctctctctttttctctctcagtACGAGGACATCCAGGCAGAGCTGTCGGGCCTGAGGGAGAAGCATGAGAATGCAGAGGAGGAGAAACGTTCAATCAGTCTGGAGCTACAGCACAGCCAAGAGCGCCTCAGGCTACAGCAGGACAAAGAAAACCATGTGAGTGTCCACTTAATGCTAACGCTAAACAACAGGGGCACTGACAATAGGGACAGTTCAAGAGGAGAGTGCACAGATTGCATTGATTTTGCCCTTGAACTCAAAGTTGTAAGACAATGATGAACAATGCAATGTTTAGATTTTGTCAGATTGTGTAGATATTCAGACAGATGTGTAAATATAAGCCGTCCATGCCACCCCACGTGTGAGCAGGACAGGTAGTCAATTTGCGCTACACACTTAACCTCAAATAGTCGTGATGATTATGAACTTTTCAAGTCTGATGATAGCCCACACAAAGCACTCATTCACCATCCCAGATAATGTTCTCTGTAATATTCCTCCCTTCCCTCTTTTAGCTGTCTTTATTGCAGCCCATCCTAGCCGTAGCCATCGGCCTTGTCCTGGCTTTGCTGTATTGGTGCTTGGGCCCATTGTGGTAGAAAGGTACACAGTGCTCAATCTCATTCCTCAGCTTAAGCATCCATTGCCTTTAGATTTATGCATGAACGCTAAACAGTTTCTCTGCTTAAGCTATGAAACGCCATCATTCGTTTCCCTACTACTACAGGTCGGCATTGTATTTTAAGACGCACACTAACCAGGGTTACCTAACGAAAAAACTCAGTTTGTAGGTTGTAGTTTACCAGCGTACCGCTCTCTGTTCATTTCCTGTCGTCCATGTCCTCCTCTTACCTCTGTGTGGTGTCTGTGCTTATGGCTTTCGACCTCGTCTCGCCTCGTGCATCCCTGATTGTTAACGTGGACTTATTAAGTCATGCTGACAGATGATGTCATTACTGTGTCATGTTTGTTCTCGCAGGGTAAATGGATCAAGTGGATGCCTGTCGCCGCCACTGTAACTGTTGCTGTGACGTCGTATTTGCTTTTAAAGACCTCAAAATGATGAACCAGTAGCAAGCACCCATCGTGGTATACATACACACCTTTCTCATTGTACCCTTGTAGTCTGTGTGGTGTTACGGGTAACAAATGCAAATTGTTACTCAAATATTGAAGGCCTTAGAATATTAATAATTGTGCAAAATACCCTCATGTGCacctatattttaaatgatagaTTCTGTATGCATAGCTTTTTTTGAAGTATCTGGTTAATACAGGTATTTTATTGAACACTGTTGCTTTGCTGAACAAACACTTGGTGAATTGCCTTATGAAACATAACCagataataaaatgtttattcctccctaaaaaaaataaaaataaaacgttCCATGAGCTCATACCTGGAGTGTTGGAGTTTAACAGGTTACCCACCCCACTGcaataatgcatttattataCGTCATGGCGCAGAAGTACAAAGCCATTAGTGATGATTAGAAATGCCTATGCACTGTGCTTTATGTGGTAAGGATTTACCATTCTGTATTAATGAGGATGTTggtgatgatgataataatgcTGACTTAGGACATTAGAGCACTAATGTGTCCTGATAAAATCTATAATAGAGTGTTTAGGATTTATGTGTATTATTTGTACAGAGATTGAAAATATACCCAAATGcttattgaaataaataaaactaaatctCTAAAGATATtagtatgttttttgttttataaattgaATGCTTTTCATAACTGTAAACGAACAAGACTAAGATGTTGAAAAGTGCACAAATGGACTACTAATCAATAGTCCCATAACAGCGTTTGGCAGAAACGTACAACTAAATGCGCGCACATTTATAATGTTATGGAGCCCACATCAATGAGTCATCTCTCCTTTGTACCTCACGGGAAATAAGTTGTAGCATCACCAGAGATTAGGTTATCAGCAATGATGATCAGACCTTCATCTGGCTGCAAGTGGAACTCTGTTGAATTCCCCTGGCATCAGGATCTTGTTTCTGATCTCCgttgtttaaataaatgcatttttcaaGCACAGATGTAATCATGCTCTGTTTAAAAACCGCTTGTAAGATCATAATTATGGGTCAGAGTGATGGTGTAGGGCACTCCCACCACCAGTAGAGCATTCACGTAGCTTTACGTTTTTACCCTCTCAAATTGCACTCCTTGGTTTGGTATAAATAGACTGCAGATCCAAAATAGCACTTATTTATGAACATCAGAGAAATGGAGGACTTGAGCAATAGTGTTGCTGCAGCAGAAATCATCCTAGTTGCTAATGCACAAGGGAAGAAGAAACAGAAGGATGCCTTCATGCACTTATGCAATGTGCACCTAAATTATGATCTCACGACTGGAGCTCCTAGGGCCAGTTGTTCAAAAAGTTTAATCTGGATCAAAATTATCCAGATTTGGAAATCCCATGTTTTGCTATCCAGGATCAGGTAAACCACCTCACTTTCGTCTTGGTTTTTCAAAGCAAAATAGGATTGGATCAACCTGATCCAGATTCACACTTTTTCAGATTAGCAAATGTGGATTACAATTGTTTTAAATGGGATCACATGTCAATGTTGACTATAAGCTATACAACAGGTCACTAAGTGTTTTACTTGAAGAGacaataaaacacaactttCCCTTaatttttctcttaatttattttaattgaacaTTGTCTGTTCTTCTGGCccacaaaaaacaaacatagtTTATACCCAAACACATGAATTTTAAGTCATAAAGAGGCTAAATGTCTGGTAGTTTACATTTGTAGAGATGCCGGTTGTTAAAACTACTTTTGACTGTTTGGTCTCTAATGATTGTGATTGTAATCAATATACTTTACAGTGCCCAATGACAGCTAAAGATTacttttcttaaaattaaattatttgctATTGACTGCTCTATCAGGGATTTATAtggacttttttctttcttaattGACTGGAACGTTTAAATGGTATAGCTCAATGTTATACTTTATCATTATAAGGATTTATCAAGAGCAACATTTcaacaaaaaataatacatttataaatattacatgTTAGAAATGTTGTATTGTAGACTCACTGTAGGTTTGTATGTTTTAGTAAAATCTTTTTAGAAGTTTAATTACACATTTGTTCCTGAAATCCACCCTTCTGATGGGATCAGTAATCCTACTTTTTGGGATCAAACAAATCACAATCTTGCTAAAAAGTTTTGAACAACACAAAGTGATGATTTGATCCAGATCAAAACCTAGATTGGATTTTGTGATCCAATCCAAATTCAGAATCCATTTTCTTGTTTTGAACAacccattttgaaattttgatCTAATCCGATAGCCGAAATCCAAAtggattacttttgaacaactgGCCCCTAAACATTATAAAAGTATCACACAGCCCACCTTTAAGCAGCATTTAAGCTTCATTcactaatttacttaatttgtatattttttgtcaaaaaactagatttattttcttaggtcattttgcttatcaaaaaAAGTgacgcaatctcattgatttcaatgaaAGCTTGCCGACTTCCGGCTACACAAGCGACAGTAGCCGTTGGTGACTGGATGGGGCGTGTCCAGTCgcgcgacaaagttgagaaatgttcaacttcctGCAAATTATGAGcggcgactaccaatgagaacgaagcagtggagttcacgtcatccgtctctcgtcagttactggagtggacggtactcatttgtttatgacaaacagatatagaaacgcctcttttgaaagagacgagcaAAGTCgctatgctacgtacacaccaaacgcggggcatcgcgttactgtgggtttacaccagacgcgagttcaacgatttgctgcgagtagattacatacaggGTCAATGCAAGGGCGCGACTatacgcgtcctcgcgtggggtgaCGCGCATGACGTGATGTGGGCGGTGCGTTTGTTGCGAGAACACGTGCTATTTGCCTTAGACGCGTcctcgcccaagttgaaaatattcaactggagcgaaaaattcgcatgacacgaagttaaaccctgcgagtaatctagagtgagtaaTGCAATgccccacgtttggtgtgtacgtagcattactcgttctagattactcgcaggactTAACTGCgtttcatgcaaattttttgcttgagttCAATATTTTCAGTTCGGgcgaagatgcgtttgaggcgaatagctcATGTTTTCATGGCAAATGCGCAGCTcatattgcgtcattcgcatcgccctatgcgaggacgcgtctgatcacgtatttgcattgactttgtatgtctactcgtgcaaatcgttgaactcgcgtctggtgtgaacgtacagttataatgtaaatgtaccttTAGACATCTTAAGTTAAACTTTAGTGTTTTTGGATCGTGAGAAAGTCAAGTTTGGGTGAGCATGCTCCTTGTATAAACACTGTGTACTCTGATGTAGCTTTACTGATGGCATCTCTACCCCTCTTATCTCCAAACCGTCTCCAGTGAAAACAGTTCCTGAATTTGGGGAATCTCCAACTTTAGCCAGGACTGTATGGAAAGGCACTGGGTGCATAAGGGGATTGACTAGCTTGTGATAAACCAATAGCTTGTTTTGGTTGGATTGGTCCATGTTGGAACACAGAAGATCCATCCAAGCATGTTGTAGAAAGGGGATGTGATGGTTCCTGTCTCGTGAGGTTCTGGACTAGAATTATGCTGTACATGACATGTCATGATGAAAAAATTCAGAATAGTCCCTTTATGTGTCCCTATTACATCTAAAGAAAAACGTTTACCCTGACAAGACAAACTCCAATGTCTATCTTAAATAGACTGCTGTCGTTTATTCGCTGCTTCTGAAATCAGGTGGCAGGGAGGGGCCAGACTTGCCTGCCAAAGTTATGGTGGACCCAAAATTCTATAAAGGTGAGGTAAAAGTATCCCcacatttttgtcttttaacACAAAACCTAAAGTTAAGAGATTCTGTTTGCATTttgcaaatgtaaaaattgcttaaatttactttttttcccaccagacatttgaaaaacaaagtctggagtaaatgggaacattaatttaaaaacttttacttatcatttaacactttttgtaacataatttaaaaaattagtcctaaaaaacctcattactgcaacagtcagaaaacatcaacactgacatattttcaaaatgacattacaaacctgaaagaacataatttggagaatctgcacatgcatttaaaatcaaagtattatgcttctattaattaaattaacatttaataagcatctgttgcggtaatgataatcaaaatgtcgtgtaagcattctgacaagacaatatttcaaattaactgttaaaaaaaatgatcttacctggtagccatcttgaagtaactggtccatgtgcttggtcactcaaaatcaaactttattaaaattctgtatgtgtgcttaaactgttctcaaaaagtgttgcggaggatgagaacatcaggcatggacacatcattttcctaatttttcttcattattattatacatgaatattcagtaaatattttttctgtcatctaaagtagtctagcaaaacatccatttatttttttcttaatatttttgtgttcatttgattcaattacaacataacgcatgttcaaacacagccggacacattgcggtaatgagaatttcagcagaaaatgagataaaatttacaattatacattcttatgttgaaatcacacattttgcaaggtacaacacagtattgtgttaattctgatgctttttaatgttactatattacacattttaaagctaaaatcattagtgccttggtgtttcaatggtttcgtgagaatcacccgcctagttttaatcatattttcatgatTGGAAAAATCATACAACCAGTTTCACGACATTACAAACTGTTTTGACAGTAAAGATGGGACGTGTCCTGTGAACCACCTGACAACTAAATCTACAAATTCAGATATCCAAGTAATGGCATGCATGTCCAGGGTAGTAGCCCTTTCAATGGCAGAAATATTAGTGTGACAGAAAACTTTATAAGAATGCCAAAAACGTGCCATAAAAGTAGTCCACACAACTCGGTTCAGTTCAATAGACTTTTATTGTCACATATTGTGCAGGGCCTGTAAAGCTGGAGCATGGACTCTGTCTCAGTTCAGGGTCCTGgaaaataggctttatgcccagctgcactacttcctgaacttcagccagctccttgtttcctgtctgccattattggacaaactgattaatccaggtgtgcctgacctcagtagtcacaaacaaactgattaatccaggtgtgcctggattaatcagtttgtccaataatggcagacaggaaacaaggagctggctgaagttcaggaagtagtgcagctgggcataaagcctattgagcTTCACATTCAGCATCGGATGGTTCTTGCATTGTAACCTACACTGCTCAAGAGCCTGGTAAGACAACACCTTATATTGATTTATGTCTTTTTGAGGACACAAAATTTACTATTAGCCATTTTATTTACTATTCTTATTCTTTGTTCTATttctggttattttttagttacGGTTTGCAAATACACTCTAAGGAATTAGTGCTAAATGGCACTAAaagcttgtaatcataggggaaccatttttaatGCTATATAGCACTGTTTGTTTGCGTATATTTGAGATATGTTTAAATACGGTACAGTTAAAATCTCTGATATGTGTGGTTGTCAACAAAATAATGGACAAATTCTTGATAACAGGGTTGCAGATTGATAAATTTCTATTATGCCTGGAAGAACAACTTAATGTATGATGTTTGTTTGTGATTTGTGTGTTTTGCTCATAGATCATGATCAAAACAGTAACCGCTATGAGGAGCCGACTCAGCCAGAGATAGAGATAATGCATGTGACAGCACTGCTGAGACAGTTTTACTGTCTGATGCTAGTAAAGTTATCAGTCATGGCCCAGGTCTGACTCTGAGCAACGGCATTACAGGACAGAAAAACAATTTATGTAGACTTCAGCACAGCTGGTAAGCGTAGCTTGAAATTAGGTCCACAACGGGGGTGACACCTAGCTAGACTTGCACCTTAAGACCCATAATATTGTAATGCACTAACGTAAAATGAATGAGTATTATGAATTATACAGTCATTTTTGTTATGCAAGGTTTTACAAAATAGTAGGGATGCACAGATACAAAATTTCCATGCCGAACCGATATTCAATTACTTGGAATGACAGATACAGATAGTTTGGCTTTTTACTCACTCAAATTATGATGTTCTTTATGTGGCTTCAAATGTTAGCTAGAAGTATCTAAATGTTTGTGAAATATGAAACGAACAgtataaaaaatatctaaatcaTGTGCCCTCTATTGTATTTATTACTCATGTATTTCATTAAGAGTAACATGACTGGTTTTCCATCTAAACTCATTGATTTATGAAAGTCACGTGATCACAGCGCACACACTGATTTCTCTGGATGCCATCTCAGTATTTACTAGGATAAGCAGACAGCTGCTATGGACTTTTAGATATAAGGACAAAAATTACACTAACCTGCTACAACTCCTGCAGTGGGATGTGACGTGAAGCTGCTCCCATTCATTTAATGATGCCCATATTGGAAAAAACTTATGTAAGTACTTAACTCTTGTAAATATGTTCAAAATTGCAGATGCATGTTCAAAATTATACAGTGCTGTGGTGAATGTGACACATTTTAATGCTAGgatataaaaacaaatagatgaaaatgtgcatattttaagGTCATGGTCAGATATCTAGGTTACATGTATTGATTGGATACAAACATATTTGCCAAACCCTCCTCTACTTTAATTCGCTTTAAATCTGATGCAACCAATGTATAGTTTTCCAATACATCTCTCAAGTAATAAATGGCGTTTTCTGTTCAGATTGTATTATATTTGTTATGTTATTCAGCAGGTTTTTCACAATCAAAAAGCGTCATCATGGATATGGATATGGTGAATATGTTTGCCATTGCTGCAGGGACTCTTGCCATCCCTCTGCTTTTGTTCATGGCCTCATTTATGCTGTGGCCATCATCACTAATCAAATTCTATTATTGGTAAATACCTCTTATATATATAGCACATACTATACATACATACTAgttgttatcatttatattcatgtATGATTATCATTCTATACAGTTAAAAGGTCACATTATTAATTTATGGATTTTTGAAGTGCTATAACAAATTTCAGCAAAGGTCTGTTTAATCCTTTGTACAAAGGTCCAGTTTCTTACAGTAGATACACAAGATGCTCTTTGTTACATTCCCAAATCATGGTGAGATAACATGGATCATCAAGTTTAGAtcatgtaaatgcatatattattAATTCATATATTTATCAACCTATTGTGTTTGTGGAGGTACTGGAGGAGAACATTAGGTTTGCAGATACGTTATGCTGACTGTGGAGGTTATCGCTTCTGTTACTCATGCAGAGGGAAACCAGGCCTCAGGCCCTCTATACTGATGCTACATGACTTTTCTGCTCACAAAGATATATGGCTCCAGATGGTGAAGgtataatttacaaatctgtgTGTGTGAAGTTACAAAAATACCATTTATGTTACAAATACAACTTGTGTCTTTATCTGAACAGTATCTTCCTAAACATCTGCACCTGCTGTGCTTAGACATGCCAGGCCATGAAGGCACAACACGTACTAGCACGGATGACTATTCAATTCAGGGACAAGTCACAAGAATACGGCAGGTATTGGTTTGATGAATAGAAATATATGTTGTTTCTGTCGGAATAAGAAATCGGCATATATTTGTATTggcaacatttgtaaaaaaatcaaagGTGTGAATTTTACTGTCAGTTTGTAGAGGCCATTCGACTAAACAGAAAACCATTCCACCTGGTGGGCATTTCAATGGGTGGGACGGTAGCAGGAGTGTATGCAGCCAGCTATCCATCGGATCTCTGCAGTATGACTCTCATCTGCCCGGCCGGTTAGTAttacatctttaaaacaaaatgtattaattaatttaatgaacaGCTTATTAAGAAAcgtatattttttaatattatcaaACAGGTCATTTTTTTATAATCCTTAAGGTTTTCATTTAAgggtgaactatgcctttaacaTGAAGGTGTAGAAATAATAGTGAAAAAACTAACATTATATAACATTTACTCTTTATTTTCACTCCTGCGCTCCCACATTTTTCCTCCGAAGGTCTGAagaaccacaacaaaagcaagTTTGACAGTCAAATGCTTGATGTGGAGCACAGCCAGTACATGCTGAACATTCCTCTTATTCCATCCAACCCAGAAGACATGGACGAGATGCTGAAACTCTGCTCTCATGTGCGATTCAGAGTCCCTCAACAGGTGacaaatgcattgttttttagtctcaAACACAGTTCAGACACATCGGCATGCACTATGTGTGACTATTACCTTTTGATTCCAGATTCTTCAAGGCCTGGTGGATGTAAGGACACCACACAATGACTTTTATCATGAGGGTCAGTATGATTATACTTATTGTGTAGTACTActcataattataaatattgttTGACATTCTCGGTTTTGCACACTTGTACCCACTTTGTCTAATATCTTTACTCTAAATTCTCAGTTTTCATGGCAATTATGGGTGAAAATTCAAGATATGCCTTGCATGAGCACATACAGCAAATAACTACCCCTTTGCAAATCATCTGGGGCAAACAGGATCAGGCATGTGTAAATGTAcactctcacacacatacacagagtaTATGATACATACCCCTCCTGGGCTgatttgggttttttttttaggttgtgGATGTGTCTGGGGCAGCAGTGCTCAAAGAAGCTATCCCAGCCTCCCGTGTTGATTTGCTGGATAACTGTGGCCATTCTGTGGTGATGGAGCGACCACGCCAAACAGCCAAACTCATTTTAGATTTTATTATCTCCCAGCAGAGCCCAGCAAGTGCCAGCACAAAGAAGAAATCCTGAGATGTCTGCTATTTTATTATAGTTAAAGCTGAAGTGTGTAATTTCTTTGCCACTAGCAGTCAGAACTGCAGAAAAGAGCCAAAAGTTGTGGTAGTTGACATCGTagatcagtggcggctggtaATTTCTCTTCCAAGGGGCGTGAATTGTGTTGCtagtcatttaaaaatatgttttcgtattttgacaagatgcatgtgcatcatgcatttTGTCAAAATACGTGTCTGCTGCACAGACGTggaaaagggtttatgataaaagagacgctcacgttcacaaaatactcgtaAGACattcacttaacagtaaactctgattacgcatgagattaagcgagtatctggcaaatgcgagcgttacttttatcataa
Protein-coding regions in this window:
- the abhd6b gene encoding monoacylglycerol lipase ABHD6b, with the translated sequence MDMDMVNMFAIAAGTLAIPLLLFMASFMLWPSSLIKFYYWYWRRTLGLQIRYADCGGYRFCYSCRGKPGLRPSILMLHDFSAHKDIWLQMVKYLPKHLHLLCLDMPGHEGTTRTSTDDYSIQGQVTRIRQFVEAIRLNRKPFHLVGISMGGTVAGVYAASYPSDLCSMTLICPAGLKNHNKSKFDSQMLDVEHSQYMLNIPLIPSNPEDMDEMLKLCSHVRFRVPQQILQGLVDVRTPHNDFYHEVFMAIMGENSRYALHEHIQQITTPLQIIWGKQDQVVDVSGAAVLKEAIPASRVDLLDNCGHSVVMERPRQTAKLILDFIISQQSPASASTKKKS